One Dictyostelium discoideum AX4 chromosome 3 chromosome, whole genome shotgun sequence genomic region harbors:
- the aatB gene encoding aspartate aminotransferase, protein MSTLEKVSERIKNSLFVPIDNNNMQDSINSNEVSGQVATLFANVPLGPVDPILGVSTAFKADTDPRKVDTSVGAYRDENGKPYVLKCVFEAEKRLLGAPKEYLPIDGIPEFNKLSAKLLYGDAMVGKEKRMVTVQALSGTGALRIGIIFIRKYLPAGTVVYISRPSWTNHHNICKESGVQSAEYAYYDPKTKGLDFTGMINDMRAAPNGSVFVLHLCAHNPTGVDPTHEQWNIIADVMREKNHIPFMDCAYQGYASGDLDYDAYSARLFLNRGFEMFSAQSYSKNFGLYGERTGALTIVSHREDVIPKMLSQLKMDIRAMYSSPPTHGARLVTTVLSDPELTALWVKELKEMSGRIKDVRQKVLDALIARKVPGNWEHIVNQIGMFTYTGLTKPQVDILVNKYHIYLLGSGRVSLAGLNNKNIDYFADAILDAVTSTQ, encoded by the coding sequence atgtcaacATTAGAAAAAGTTTcagaaagaattaaaaattctttatttgtaccaatagataataataatatgcaagattcaataaattcaaatgaagtTAGTGGTCAAGTAGCAACTTTATTTGCAAATGTACCATTAGGACCAGTAGATCCAATTTTAGGTGTTTCAACAGCTTTCAAAGCAGACACTGACCCAAGAAAAGTAGATACATCAGTTGGAGCATATAGagatgaaaatggtaaaCCATACGTATTGAAATGTGTATTTGAAGCAGAGAAAAGATTATTGGGAGCACCAAAAGAGTATCTCCCAATCGATGGTATTCCAGAGTTCAATAAATTATCAGCCAAACTTTTATATGGAGATGCAATGGTTGGCAAAGAGAAGAGAATGGTAACAGTTCAAGCATTGTCAGGTACCGGTGCATTACGTATTggtatcattttcattcGTAAATATTTACCAGCCGGTACCGTAGTGTACATTTCACGTCCATCATGGACCAATCATCATAACATTTGCAAGGAGAGTGGTGTCCAATCGGCCGAATACGCCTACTACGATCCAAAGACCAAGGGTTTGGATTTCACTGGCATGATCAACGATATGAGAGCCGCCCCAAATGGCAGTGTCTTTGTGTTGCATCTCTGCGCCCACAACCCAACTGGTGTCGACCCAACCCACGAGCAATGGAATATCATCGCCGATGTCATGAGAGAAAAGAACCATATCCCATTCATGGATTGCGCCTATCAAGGCTATGCAAGTGGTGATTTGGACTACGATGCTTACAGTGCACGTCTCTTTTTAAATCGTGGTTTCGAGATGTTCTCTGCTCAATCATACTCCAAGAACTTCGGTCTCTATGGTGAAAGAACTGGTGCCCTCACCATTGTTTCTCATCGTGAAGATGTAATTCCAAAGATGTTATCTCAACTCAAAATGGATATCCGTGCAATGTACTCCTCCCCACCAACCCATGGTGCTCGTCTCGTCACCACCGTTCTCTCTGACCCAGAATTAACTGCACTTTGGGTCAAAGAACTTAAAGAAATGTCTGGTAGAATCAAAGATGTTCGTCAAAAGGTTTTAGATGCTCTCATCGCCCGTAAAGTACCAGGTAATTGGGAACATATCGTCAATCAAATTGGTATGTTCACCTATACAGGTTTAACCAAACCACAAGTTGATATCcttgtaaataaatatcatATTTATCTTTTAGGTAGTGGTAGAGTTTCTTTAGctggtttaaataataaaaatatagatTATTTTGCTGATGCAATTTTAGATGCTGTAACTTCAactcaataa